In the genome of Nitrospira japonica, one region contains:
- a CDS encoding GumC family protein, protein MMHQQHSQSSPSSQPTLQDFLVVFSRRRAIMAWTFASLLVLSLTAVFMWPPTYRSTATILIEEQEIPSDLVRSTITSYADQRIETIKQQVMSRTTLWKVVEQYDLYQDLRRRSPVEEVVKRFINDIEVEVISADVVDKRTQHPTKATIAFTVAYQSQSPELAQKVANELTSLFLGENLKSRERQAQEATAFLQQEAEGLAKHISHLDDQIAAFKQRAKGALPELLPLNQQLMNQADRELVDIDQQSRTLEERRNYLEGELATIKPNTPIMSVNGERILDSAERLRALRAEYAGASANFSLDHPDIIKMSQEIEALERETGLRSEPEEASKALIDARATMATQSDRLGKDHPDVVATQRKIGALEREVHRLSGARAKAPSIRPENPAYINLQAQLNSAVSSLDALRKTRADVKRRLQEYTTRLERTPELEPAYLTLTRDRDTSAQKYQDIRSRLLEAKVSEGLEVQRKGERFSLIDPPSLPEKPDKPNRLALAFVGIILATVGGLGAGLAVDALDHSIRTPEQLAQLTQLFPLAVIPFMPNEEDLAQSLRRRLVFKGVGLGAAVSVLTAIHVFIVPLDVLWFGMMKRFGID, encoded by the coding sequence ATGATGCACCAACAACATTCACAATCGAGTCCGTCTTCTCAGCCGACCTTGCAGGATTTCCTGGTGGTCTTTTCCCGCAGGCGCGCCATCATGGCTTGGACGTTCGCCAGTCTCCTCGTGTTGAGTCTGACGGCTGTCTTCATGTGGCCGCCGACCTATCGATCCACCGCGACCATTCTTATCGAGGAACAGGAAATACCGTCAGACCTCGTTCGCTCGACGATTACGAGTTATGCCGACCAGCGGATTGAAACGATCAAGCAGCAAGTCATGAGCCGCACCACTTTATGGAAAGTCGTGGAGCAGTACGATCTCTATCAGGATCTCAGACGAAGAAGTCCAGTCGAAGAGGTCGTCAAGCGCTTCATCAATGATATTGAGGTGGAAGTGATCAGCGCCGATGTCGTCGACAAGCGCACCCAACATCCGACGAAAGCCACTATTGCCTTCACCGTGGCCTATCAAAGCCAGTCACCCGAACTGGCGCAGAAAGTAGCCAACGAATTGACCAGTTTATTCCTCGGCGAGAATCTGAAGAGCCGTGAGCGCCAAGCGCAGGAAGCCACGGCGTTTCTCCAGCAGGAAGCGGAAGGATTGGCCAAGCATATCAGCCATCTCGATGATCAGATCGCCGCATTCAAACAACGCGCGAAGGGTGCACTGCCAGAACTGCTCCCGCTCAACCAACAATTGATGAACCAGGCCGACCGCGAGCTGGTGGACATCGATCAGCAGAGCCGGACGCTGGAAGAACGGCGAAACTATCTGGAAGGTGAGCTGGCCACGATCAAGCCCAATACGCCGATCATGTCCGTGAACGGCGAGCGTATTCTGGATTCCGCCGAGCGTCTGCGGGCCCTACGGGCGGAGTATGCGGGGGCCTCCGCGAACTTCTCCTTGGATCATCCGGACATCATCAAGATGAGTCAGGAGATCGAGGCCCTTGAACGAGAGACAGGCCTTCGTTCAGAGCCGGAAGAAGCATCGAAAGCGTTGATCGATGCCCGCGCGACCATGGCCACGCAGTCCGATCGACTTGGCAAGGATCATCCGGATGTTGTCGCCACACAACGAAAGATCGGCGCCTTGGAGCGGGAAGTGCACCGGTTGAGTGGCGCCAGGGCAAAAGCCCCGTCCATCCGGCCGGAGAATCCGGCGTATATCAACCTCCAGGCACAGCTCAATTCAGCCGTCTCCTCTTTGGACGCCCTCAGAAAAACCAGAGCGGATGTGAAGCGACGACTACAGGAATACACGACGCGATTGGAGCGAACCCCGGAATTGGAGCCGGCATATCTGACGCTGACACGGGATCGCGACACGTCGGCGCAGAAGTATCAGGATATTCGATCCCGACTGCTGGAGGCCAAGGTGTCGGAAGGGTTGGAAGTGCAGCGGAAAGGTGAACGGTTTTCCCTCATTGATCCGCCGAGCTTGCCGGAGAAGCCAGACAAGCCGAATCGGCTGGCGTTGGCGTTCGTGGGAATCATCCTGGCTACAGTGGGCGGATTGGGGGCCGGATTGGCGGTGGACGCATTGGACCATTCCATCCGCACGCCGGAGCAATTGGCTCAGCTGACGCAATTGTTCCCTCTGGCCGTCATTCCGTTCATGCCCAATGAGGAGGATTTGGCTCAAAGCCTCCGTCGGCGTCTGGTGTTCAAGGGGGTGGGACTGGGCGCAGCGGTATCGGTGCTGACGGCCATCCATGTGTTTATCGTGCCGTTGGACGTACTGTGGTTCGGAATGATGAAACGATTTGGAATCGACTAG
- a CDS encoding tetratricopeptide repeat protein — protein MVATAFLGCGGPEERKTKYRNLAQEHIEAGNYPKARVALRNVLKIDARDADAYFLFAQVEEKEKNWRNAVKLYQEVVELVPDHSGALIALAKYYLEARLSEHVTAAADKVLAKQPRHPQALALKIAVLGSTDDMVPAAVSKAEALSQEFPAEPDVAILLATLYRQQRRFANAKVILRRALQTHPHEMDVLNNLHNTLLEAGDMKGGEAVIRVMIEAEPASFDHRLKLARLFDTMGAQREAESVLREAVALDQDSEARRLMLADFLVTRKDVSAAERALIEAVEHLPHSGKLQFALSGLYRRHGSADKARARYLELVDEYKDKPIGLEAKVKLAEMNLEEGRQAEAEREVGEALKDNPRSAEALTLSGKIALANHNGKDAVQAFRTVLHDQPEQATVQFLLGQAYLLNKEPALARESFERAVALYPGQVDARRSLAILESQSGRHREARARLDDLLKQRPDDISALEMLINLDLLTGNLDEAGRTLERLRGTAGASYAFHMAEGRYLQARNRLDEAAAAYARAAMLAPNDLDALLAVIKLDIVRGRVAQAQQRLETILAANPTHRFGHGLLGEVLTLAGQYGPADEQFREATRLHPKWTAPWINWASMWLAQRQSARAVQIIQAGLSAAPESEELSMLLASAQSDGGRMDAAMQAYEATLRINPRNILAANNLAVLLVDYKRDQVSLQKAFALSRDFEKEAPHPAFLDTLAWVRLKMGHQEEALRLLRDAVGKSPDTSVINYHLGIAYYQSGKASEARVYLTKSLKVPDAFPGREEAEQVLAQIRG, from the coding sequence ATGGTTGCGACTGCCTTTCTGGGCTGTGGAGGCCCTGAGGAGCGGAAGACGAAGTATCGCAATCTCGCGCAGGAACATATCGAAGCCGGTAACTACCCGAAGGCCAGAGTGGCGCTGCGCAACGTGCTGAAGATCGACGCAAGAGATGCAGACGCGTATTTCCTGTTCGCACAGGTCGAGGAAAAGGAAAAGAATTGGCGCAATGCCGTGAAGCTTTACCAGGAGGTTGTGGAACTGGTCCCCGATCATAGTGGGGCGTTGATTGCGCTGGCGAAATATTACCTGGAAGCGAGATTGAGCGAACATGTGACGGCCGCGGCAGACAAGGTGTTGGCCAAACAGCCTCGCCACCCCCAGGCGTTGGCGCTCAAGATCGCCGTGCTCGGTTCGACGGACGACATGGTGCCCGCGGCCGTATCAAAGGCCGAGGCCTTGTCCCAGGAGTTTCCCGCCGAACCTGACGTGGCAATTCTCCTGGCGACATTGTATCGGCAGCAGCGACGCTTTGCGAATGCGAAGGTGATCCTTCGGCGGGCTTTGCAGACGCATCCGCACGAGATGGATGTGTTGAACAATTTGCATAACACGTTACTGGAAGCCGGCGATATGAAAGGAGGAGAGGCCGTCATCCGCGTCATGATCGAAGCGGAGCCGGCGTCTTTTGACCATCGACTCAAGCTCGCCAGGTTGTTTGACACCATGGGTGCGCAGCGAGAGGCCGAATCTGTTCTCCGTGAAGCCGTCGCCCTGGATCAGGACAGCGAGGCGAGACGATTGATGTTGGCCGACTTTCTGGTTACCCGTAAGGATGTCTCTGCCGCCGAACGAGCGTTGATAGAAGCCGTCGAGCACCTTCCGCATTCTGGAAAACTCCAGTTTGCTCTTTCCGGGCTCTACCGCCGGCATGGGTCGGCGGACAAGGCGCGGGCTCGCTATCTTGAATTGGTGGACGAATACAAGGACAAGCCGATTGGCCTCGAAGCCAAAGTCAAATTGGCCGAGATGAATCTCGAGGAAGGCCGGCAGGCGGAGGCGGAACGCGAAGTAGGTGAGGCATTAAAAGACAATCCACGATCGGCGGAGGCCTTGACCCTCTCCGGCAAGATCGCATTGGCGAATCACAACGGCAAGGACGCGGTGCAGGCGTTTCGAACCGTGCTGCATGATCAGCCGGAACAGGCCACGGTTCAATTCCTGCTCGGGCAGGCCTATCTGCTGAACAAGGAACCGGCATTGGCTCGGGAAAGTTTCGAGCGCGCCGTGGCGCTGTATCCGGGGCAAGTCGATGCCCGTCGCTCTCTCGCCATTCTGGAGAGCCAGAGCGGACGACACCGCGAGGCGAGGGCCAGACTCGACGATCTTCTGAAACAACGGCCTGACGATATATCCGCGCTTGAAATGCTCATTAACCTGGACCTCCTGACCGGAAATCTCGACGAGGCGGGGCGGACCCTTGAACGTTTGCGCGGAACCGCGGGAGCCTCCTATGCGTTTCACATGGCGGAAGGGCGCTATCTCCAGGCACGGAACAGACTCGATGAGGCGGCGGCCGCCTATGCGCGCGCCGCAATGTTGGCGCCGAATGACTTGGATGCGCTCCTCGCCGTGATCAAGTTGGACATTGTACGAGGGCGGGTGGCACAAGCTCAACAAAGGCTGGAAACGATACTGGCCGCCAATCCTACCCATCGTTTTGGACATGGTCTTCTCGGAGAAGTGCTGACGCTTGCGGGGCAATATGGACCGGCCGACGAGCAGTTTCGTGAGGCGACGCGACTGCATCCCAAATGGACCGCTCCGTGGATCAACTGGGCGAGCATGTGGCTGGCGCAACGGCAGTCGGCTCGGGCGGTGCAGATTATTCAAGCGGGACTGTCGGCCGCGCCGGAGAGTGAAGAATTGTCCATGCTTCTGGCGTCGGCTCAATCGGACGGGGGTCGAATGGACGCCGCCATGCAGGCATATGAAGCGACATTGCGGATCAATCCCCGCAATATTCTGGCCGCGAACAATCTTGCGGTGCTGCTTGTGGACTACAAACGCGATCAAGTCAGTCTGCAGAAGGCTTTTGCACTGAGTCGTGATTTCGAAAAGGAAGCGCCACACCCGGCTTTTTTGGATACACTCGCCTGGGTCAGGTTGAAAATGGGACATCAGGAAGAGGCGCTCAGATTGCTCAGGGATGCCGTCGGGAAGTCTCCGGACACCTCGGTCATCAACTATCACCTGGGCATTGCCTATTATCAGTCAGGTAAGGCTTCCGAGGCCCGTGTCTATTTGACCAAGTCTCTCAAAGTGCCGGACGCATTTCCCGGCCGTGAGGAAGCTGAGCAGGTGCTCGCACAAATCAGGGGGTAA
- a CDS encoding polysaccharide biosynthesis/export family protein, translating into MSRANFFMIAGLSLLCFVVSCAANVPAPGASDSGTAGAQIGPGYRVGSEDVLLVSVWKDEQLTREVVIRPDGMFSFPLVGDVVAEDRTVEEIRADLVKRLIKFIPNPNVSVSVMKVLSYKVYVVGRVNKPGEYLIGHYTDVLQALSLAGGLTPFAGENDIKIVRRVKGQQQVFHFRYGDVRKGHDLEQNILLQRGDVVMVP; encoded by the coding sequence ATGTCTCGCGCAAACTTCTTCATGATCGCCGGCTTGAGTCTGCTCTGTTTTGTCGTGTCGTGTGCGGCAAACGTTCCGGCTCCCGGTGCATCCGACTCGGGAACTGCGGGGGCTCAGATAGGACCGGGATATCGGGTCGGTTCGGAAGACGTTCTTCTCGTGTCGGTGTGGAAGGACGAGCAACTGACCAGAGAAGTGGTTATCCGTCCCGACGGCATGTTTTCGTTTCCCCTCGTCGGAGACGTCGTAGCGGAAGACCGCACCGTTGAAGAGATCAGAGCCGATCTCGTCAAGCGGCTTATCAAGTTTATTCCTAATCCCAATGTGTCCGTCTCCGTCATGAAAGTCTTGAGCTACAAGGTATACGTGGTCGGGAGGGTCAACAAGCCCGGTGAATATCTAATCGGCCACTATACCGACGTGTTGCAGGCCTTGAGCTTGGCCGGAGGATTGACGCCCTTCGCAGGCGAGAACGACATCAAAATCGTCCGGCGTGTTAAAGGCCAGCAGCAGGTATTCCACTTTCGCTATGGCGACGTGAGGAAGGGGCATGATCTTGAGCAGAATATTCTCCTGCAGCGCGGCGACGTGGTCATGGTGCCATAG
- the xrtD gene encoding VPLPA-CTERM-specific exosortase XrtD encodes MSAVAAVGLLGYMYADSLEFLLRLWWGSEDYGFGLFIPFVSLVLIWRLRHRIAEVRVEKSVWGVVIITAGLLLYWVGELTTVFFILHVSLWMVIVGLTVSLIGIPRTRVIAFPLGYLLAAIPLPTFIYAGLASQLQLWSSALGVGFLQLVGVLAFREGNVIDLGSVQLQVIEACSGIRYLFPLTALALLCAYLYQDKTWKRVVLVVSAIPISILINGFRIGVIGILVELYGQGAAEGFYHLFEGWVLFMSSLGVLLLEMLILSKIPSKGVSARRVLSSANLAMSDRGARTDIPVRSSAVLRPSFPGPVYLYSVALLVPFAMASAAIDQREERPPARAQFVDFPMVLQGWKGTSLHLEKQFIDLLRFDDYVLADYRASGGSPVNFYSAYYRSQKKGQSAHSPQSCLPGGGWEISSFERVTVPSSVRSSSAIVANRVLIQKEDQRQVVLYWFKQRNRALASEYLVKFYLLWDAMTMDRTDGALVRIASLIGSGETEASADRRVMEFAMAIEPELRRFVPD; translated from the coding sequence ATGAGCGCGGTCGCGGCCGTGGGCCTGCTGGGATACATGTATGCGGACAGCCTGGAGTTTCTTCTTCGTCTGTGGTGGGGAAGCGAAGATTACGGATTCGGCCTCTTCATTCCGTTTGTCTCGCTGGTCTTGATCTGGCGGCTGCGCCATCGCATCGCGGAGGTCAGGGTTGAAAAGTCTGTGTGGGGAGTCGTCATCATCACGGCGGGTTTGCTGCTGTATTGGGTGGGGGAGCTTACCACCGTATTTTTCATTCTTCACGTGTCGCTCTGGATGGTCATCGTGGGGTTGACGGTCTCGTTGATCGGAATTCCGAGAACGAGGGTCATCGCCTTTCCCCTGGGCTATCTCCTTGCGGCGATTCCTTTGCCGACGTTCATCTACGCGGGCCTCGCGAGCCAATTGCAGTTATGGTCGTCCGCTTTGGGAGTCGGGTTTCTTCAACTTGTAGGAGTCCTCGCATTTCGTGAAGGAAACGTCATCGATCTCGGTTCCGTCCAATTGCAAGTCATCGAGGCTTGCAGCGGGATCCGATACCTGTTCCCTCTGACGGCGCTGGCTCTGCTATGCGCGTACTTGTATCAGGACAAAACATGGAAGCGGGTCGTGTTGGTCGTATCCGCGATCCCCATCTCGATTCTGATCAACGGATTTCGAATCGGAGTCATCGGCATCCTGGTAGAACTGTACGGCCAAGGCGCTGCGGAAGGCTTTTACCATCTGTTCGAGGGCTGGGTGTTGTTCATGAGCAGCTTGGGAGTGCTGCTGCTCGAGATGTTGATCCTTTCCAAGATTCCCTCCAAGGGAGTCTCCGCGCGTCGCGTTCTTTCCTCGGCGAATCTGGCCATGTCCGATCGCGGAGCGCGGACGGACATACCAGTCCGTTCCTCCGCGGTCTTGCGGCCGTCCTTTCCCGGACCGGTCTATCTCTATAGCGTGGCCTTGCTCGTGCCCTTTGCCATGGCATCGGCGGCGATCGATCAACGGGAAGAGCGTCCTCCCGCGCGGGCTCAATTCGTGGATTTCCCGATGGTCCTGCAGGGCTGGAAAGGCACGTCGCTTCATCTCGAAAAACAGTTCATCGACCTTCTTCGTTTCGACGACTACGTGTTGGCTGACTACCGCGCCTCCGGCGGCAGCCCCGTCAACTTCTACAGCGCCTATTATCGGTCTCAAAAGAAGGGACAGTCCGCGCACTCGCCCCAGAGCTGTCTGCCGGGGGGCGGCTGGGAAATATCGTCCTTTGAACGTGTGACCGTTCCGTCTTCGGTCCGCTCCAGCTCGGCCATCGTCGCCAACCGCGTCCTCATCCAGAAGGAAGATCAGCGTCAGGTGGTGCTGTATTGGTTCAAGCAGCGCAATCGCGCCCTGGCCAGCGAGTATCTCGTGAAGTTTTATCTTCTGTGGGATGCGATGACGATGGACCGGACCGATGGGGCCCTGGTGAGGATTGCTTCGCTGATCGGTTCAGGAGAAACGGAAGCGTCGGCGGATCGAAGGGTCATGGAATTTGCCATGGCGATCGAACCTGAACTGAGACGATTCGTTCCAGATTAA
- a CDS encoding glycosyltransferase family 4 protein: MALIPPLRLIAGRFQIMDVPGDRKVHAHPVPRVGGIAFAVAACLSIAWWAPKDHRTLSVLFGSLVILGFGVWDDRVNLGYRTKLVGQLLASLAVVFVGEIRFHDMPFVLDIAMPAWAGIPLTLLFLVAVSNAVNLADGLDGLAGGLSFLSLCGIAYLAYLSSDSMVLILTVPFLGGLLGFLRYNTYPAKIFMGDGGSQLLGFMMGVLAIVVTDSTRGPFSPSLTLFLLGLPFLDTLGVFGQRLAEGRSPFVGDRTHVHHKLLAIGLSHFEAVTVIYAIQAGMVGLAYALRWRSDFLIVPLYLVIAGSVLALFIGAGRGLIALPASRRPGWNAQGRMIKFLNGSWLADLPIRFLAIVVPFFLIATVFLPANVPSDVGYLSIGLFAVVLVGLAVLPRLVPYFVRGGLYVGTTFLLYVHEDSWLRTASGFAVTHNVFFLVVAIMVLLSLRFSEESRFQTTPLDYLMVFLAVMFPLLPEVSVDVSMLGVLSAKLIVLFFSFELLLHSFSDRVKQLGFVSLWILFGLGIRVWF; encoded by the coding sequence ATGGCATTGATTCCGCCATTGCGACTCATTGCCGGGCGATTTCAGATCATGGATGTGCCGGGGGATCGAAAGGTGCACGCGCATCCGGTTCCCAGAGTCGGAGGCATCGCCTTTGCCGTCGCCGCCTGTCTGTCCATTGCCTGGTGGGCACCCAAGGATCATAGGACTCTGTCGGTGCTGTTCGGCAGCCTCGTCATTCTCGGATTCGGAGTATGGGACGATCGCGTCAATCTCGGCTATCGGACCAAGCTGGTGGGGCAGTTGCTGGCGTCGCTTGCCGTGGTTTTCGTCGGCGAGATTCGCTTCCACGACATGCCCTTTGTCCTCGATATTGCCATGCCGGCTTGGGCCGGGATCCCGCTGACGCTGCTGTTCTTGGTGGCGGTGTCCAACGCGGTCAACCTGGCCGACGGGTTGGACGGACTCGCAGGGGGCTTGTCCTTCCTGAGCCTCTGCGGAATCGCATACCTTGCCTATCTCTCGAGCGATTCGATGGTCCTCATCCTGACCGTTCCGTTTCTCGGAGGACTCCTGGGCTTCCTTCGGTACAACACTTACCCGGCAAAGATTTTCATGGGTGACGGCGGAAGCCAGCTGCTCGGATTCATGATGGGCGTGCTTGCCATCGTCGTAACCGACTCGACGCGCGGGCCGTTCAGTCCGAGTTTGACGCTCTTTCTCCTCGGGTTGCCGTTTCTGGACACGCTTGGCGTCTTCGGACAACGTCTGGCCGAGGGCCGGTCTCCCTTCGTCGGCGACCGCACGCACGTTCACCACAAATTACTGGCGATCGGCCTGTCACATTTTGAGGCGGTGACGGTCATCTATGCCATCCAGGCCGGCATGGTCGGTCTGGCGTATGCGTTACGCTGGCGTTCCGATTTTCTCATTGTGCCATTGTATCTGGTCATCGCCGGAAGCGTGCTTGCCCTCTTCATCGGAGCCGGCCGCGGACTGATCGCCTTACCGGCGTCGCGGAGGCCAGGCTGGAACGCACAGGGACGGATGATAAAGTTTCTGAACGGATCCTGGCTGGCCGATCTTCCGATTCGATTTCTGGCCATCGTGGTCCCGTTTTTCCTGATTGCGACGGTCTTTCTGCCCGCGAACGTTCCCTCCGACGTGGGGTATCTCTCGATAGGTCTCTTTGCGGTTGTGTTGGTAGGACTCGCTGTGCTGCCGCGGCTCGTTCCCTATTTTGTTCGCGGCGGATTGTACGTGGGCACGACCTTCCTGCTGTACGTCCATGAAGATTCGTGGCTGCGGACTGCTTCGGGGTTCGCCGTGACTCACAACGTGTTCTTTCTCGTCGTGGCAATCATGGTGCTGCTCAGTCTCCGTTTCAGCGAGGAAAGCCGGTTTCAGACGACACCGCTCGACTACTTGATGGTGTTTCTGGCCGTCATGTTTCCGCTGCTTCCGGAGGTCAGTGTGGATGTCTCGATGCTGGGGGTACTGTCCGCCAAGTTGATCGTGCTGTTCTTTTCCTTCGAACTGTTGCTGCATTCTTTTTCAGATCGGGTGAAACAGCTAGGGTTTGTGTCGTTGTGGATCCTGTTCGGCCTGGGCATACGCGTGTGGTTCTAA
- a CDS encoding porin family protein encodes MPWRNMHRLVKRVILWSTLLSLTLSNLVGAAEWSILPSIGTKAYYNSNLILTPFPHEATYGYWVSPAAEFAGKTERFEASGRVAADFVSYYGGEATQFTNIFLPLTLRYKTERDVFGFTGGYTRDNTLMGELLATGVVLRFTQRDLWSANPTWTRMLTEKLSLQTAFQFADASYEDGLRLGLVDYQLLGASAGLGYQLNEQNTLQVTGSYTNFHTTNSSSPFRAYFPGVTAEFTHSFTETLTANVYGGSRYVSSTTETATDSMKSRKTIWVFGASVTQAFEHASIKVKASRDVVPSGFGLLIQTDRIGVLASYDLTETVTASFDAAGYLVSGVTDTASGGAFPGQRYAQASPRLSWKFFDWWKLEASYTYGWRDVDTFTNTATSNAAMLTLTYFPPKLAMSN; translated from the coding sequence ATGCCTTGGCGCAACATGCACCGATTGGTCAAACGGGTCATTTTATGGAGCACGCTCTTGAGCCTTACCCTGTCGAATCTTGTGGGAGCAGCGGAATGGTCGATTCTTCCGTCGATCGGGACGAAGGCGTATTACAACAGCAACTTGATCCTGACCCCCTTTCCGCATGAGGCCACCTACGGATATTGGGTGTCTCCGGCCGCGGAGTTTGCCGGAAAGACCGAGCGGTTCGAGGCCAGCGGCCGCGTGGCCGCGGATTTTGTCTCGTATTACGGAGGGGAAGCCACTCAGTTCACCAATATTTTTCTCCCGCTGACTCTGCGGTACAAAACGGAGCGCGACGTGTTCGGATTCACCGGAGGATACACGAGGGACAACACGTTGATGGGGGAACTCCTGGCCACAGGTGTGGTCTTGCGGTTTACGCAACGAGACCTCTGGTCGGCCAATCCGACCTGGACGAGAATGCTCACGGAAAAACTGTCCCTCCAAACGGCGTTTCAATTTGCCGATGCCTCGTACGAGGATGGACTGCGGCTTGGATTGGTGGACTACCAACTATTGGGCGCCTCCGCGGGCCTGGGCTACCAGTTGAATGAGCAGAATACGCTGCAGGTCACTGGCTCCTATACGAATTTTCATACGACTAATTCGTCATCGCCCTTTCGCGCCTATTTCCCCGGTGTGACGGCGGAATTCACCCATTCGTTCACCGAAACGCTGACGGCGAACGTGTACGGTGGATCGCGGTATGTCAGCTCAACCACGGAGACGGCGACCGACTCGATGAAGAGTCGCAAGACGATTTGGGTGTTTGGGGCGAGCGTGACGCAAGCGTTTGAACATGCATCGATCAAAGTCAAGGCATCGCGGGACGTGGTCCCGAGCGGCTTCGGACTGTTGATTCAGACCGATCGAATCGGCGTGCTGGCCTCGTATGACCTCACCGAAACCGTGACGGCGTCGTTCGACGCGGCCGGCTATCTCGTGTCAGGCGTTACCGATACCGCCTCTGGAGGGGCATTCCCTGGCCAGCGATACGCGCAGGCCTCGCCAAGGCTCAGCTGGAAATTCTTCGATTGGTGGAAACTGGAAGCTTCTTATACGTATGGCTGGCGCGATGTGGACACGTTCACTAATACGGCCACATCCAATGCAGCCATGCTGACGCTGACGTATTTCCCGCCCAAACTGGCAATGTCGAACTAG